The Chryseobacterium sp. 52 genome includes a region encoding these proteins:
- a CDS encoding RagB/SusD family nutrient uptake outer membrane protein, protein MTVSCREEFLESAPTETIGDAPAQTKLNGLYLMMINTGTGGTDLDHDDFGQKGYDIYSDLLSQDMALEAVNYGWYVNIANMAAQVDFTNTVNYKPWRYYYRVIAGANDVIDALGGTDSVPAAEKDKFAMGQAKALRAYAYFYLMQFYTKGYSASEAAIPVYTKSQMPAAPKSTQAQVYALIVDDLTKAVDYLEGFDRDNKGMIDQGVAKGLLAYAYAATGQSSQAAVVSKDIIANYGYPTTTKAQAVRMAQTPGSTVLSGGGFNDLNTPSWMWGFDIAVVNGLDLVSWWGQIDVFTYSYASVGTRKGIDIGLYNSMRPDDIRRNQFVVTNPAQNYPGNKFFDPNRVSQGQRQVTTDYIYMRVDEFYMLAAESLAKSGQEAEAKTILKNYLANRITDVSYIDTLAGTALQDEIYKNTRLEFWGEGKSYLAFKRNRATVTRGTNHLFYVGQAFPYTDDRVSLKIPQEEILNNPNF, encoded by the coding sequence TTGACAGTTTCATGTCGTGAGGAATTTCTTGAAAGTGCACCAACTGAAACTATCGGGGATGCTCCTGCACAAACCAAATTAAATGGTTTGTACCTGATGATGATCAATACAGGAACCGGGGGAACAGATTTAGATCATGATGATTTCGGACAGAAAGGATATGATATATATAGTGACCTTCTTTCCCAAGATATGGCTCTTGAAGCTGTAAACTATGGATGGTATGTTAATATTGCTAACATGGCAGCACAGGTAGATTTTACAAACACAGTAAATTATAAGCCTTGGAGATATTACTATAGAGTTATTGCTGGAGCAAATGATGTAATTGATGCTCTTGGTGGAACTGATTCAGTTCCTGCTGCTGAGAAGGATAAATTTGCAATGGGCCAAGCAAAAGCTTTACGTGCTTATGCATATTTTTACTTAATGCAGTTTTATACTAAAGGATATAGCGCTTCTGAAGCTGCAATTCCTGTATATACTAAATCTCAAATGCCAGCTGCACCTAAATCTACACAGGCTCAGGTATATGCCCTTATTGTTGATGATTTAACTAAAGCAGTTGACTATTTAGAAGGTTTTGATAGAGATAACAAAGGAATGATCGATCAAGGTGTTGCAAAAGGCCTATTGGCTTATGCTTATGCAGCAACGGGTCAGTCATCACAAGCAGCTGTTGTATCTAAGGATATTATTGCTAATTATGGATACCCTACAACTACGAAAGCACAGGCTGTGAGAATGGCTCAGACGCCAGGGTCTACTGTTTTGAGTGGTGGTGGATTTAATGATTTGAATACTCCTAGCTGGATGTGGGGCTTTGACATTGCTGTAGTTAATGGTTTAGACCTAGTAAGCTGGTGGGGACAAATAGATGTATTCACATATAGCTATGCTTCTGTTGGAACCAGAAAAGGAATCGATATAGGATTATACAACAGTATGAGACCTGATGACATCAGAAGAAATCAATTTGTTGTAACCAATCCTGCTCAAAACTATCCAGGGAATAAATTCTTTGACCCAAACAGAGTTTCACAAGGACAGAGACAGGTTACTACTGACTATATCTACATGAGAGTAGACGAATTCTATATGCTAGCTGCAGAATCACTTGCTAAGTCAGGTCAGGAAGCTGAAGCAAAAACAATTCTGAAAAACTATTTAGCAAACAGAATTACAGATGTTTCATATATTGATACACTAGCTGGGACTGCTCTACAGGATGAGATATATAAAAATACTCGTTTAGAATTCTGGGGAGAAGGTAAATCTTATTTAGCATTTAAGAGAAATAGAGCTACCGTTACAAGAGGAACAAACCACTTGTTCTACGTAGGTCAGGCATTCCCTTACACGGATGACAGGGTATCTTTAAAAATTCCACAAGAGGAAATTTTAAATAATCCTAATTTCTAA
- a CDS encoding SusC/RagA family TonB-linked outer membrane protein, whose protein sequence is MNVKLRVLSAGALFFLGQIAYAQQKPGDTATAETAIEEVVVIGYSQVPKETYVGTASKVDAKSIDSKNVSSVSQALAGESAGVRVINTSGQPGTDATIRIRGFGSVSGNRSPLYVLDGMPYTGNVSAINPEDIENMIILKDATATSIYGARGANGVVVMNTKKGRANKSVIQLESKVGFNMALLPRYSTIKSPEEYVGLSWQAVRNRGKLLGNADPTAYANTNLFGTGGISADYNIWGTPASQLIDPTTGKVRPGAGRLYDPENWEDYAFQTSARTENNLSISGGSGKTTYYTNIGYLSDKGYSINSDYERYTGRLNLSHQARPWLRGDFNLGYAYSKANRNGQTSDSGSIFWFVDNIPSIYPLFRRDAAGNKIADPHFGGYEFDYGDGPNGRGFGGLTNSIGDATNNLNKFYKHEINANMFLKADITKFLSFETRIGGQYYNNSNDQVTNPFYGSAASQNGYIQKTKTELMSYNWLQLLRFNKRFGDHNVMAFVAHENNSWEQKFLSAGRPNIIDMIPELNVGIGESLSESYTNNYTLESYFGQLTYDYKGKYFFNGSIRRDGSSRFLQDKWDTFASAGLGWLVSKESFLSDNKIITNLKLKGSYGTVGDQAGVGNYPGYNVYNPGNFMGLPGATYNRSGYPELTWEKFKVFQAGVELGLFKNRAIELDVDYYNRKTDNLIFDTRLAPSTGNAILKVNDGNMVNQGVEFTLKAHIINKKDIFLDFGVNGEFLRNKLTKMPFDVSTGQRKILDLSEAGFGRAEGKSLYDYYMREYAGVNSATGAAQWTVNYTDNNGNGTFDAGEQITSLYEYQSQNPNADIRTGVTEVYAQATQKFLDKSAIPDIRGAFNLDFGYKSFTLGVQFLYSMGGYAYDSAYAGLMANGQIGTNNWHTDILNRWQNPGDITDVPRMSSNYAADVNFASRSSRFLVKSDYIALNNIRLGYNLPQDFVKSIGMTGFSLFVSGDNLWIASKRKGFNPSVSETGGSNTYNYAPLSTITFGAKINF, encoded by the coding sequence ATGAATGTTAAACTACGTGTATTAAGTGCTGGGGCATTGTTCTTCTTAGGACAAATTGCTTACGCACAACAGAAGCCTGGGGATACCGCAACTGCAGAAACAGCAATTGAAGAAGTTGTTGTAATTGGTTATAGCCAGGTTCCAAAAGAAACATATGTGGGTACTGCATCTAAAGTTGATGCAAAGTCAATTGATTCAAAAAACGTATCCAGCGTTAGTCAGGCGCTTGCAGGAGAATCTGCAGGGGTTAGAGTTATTAATACATCAGGACAGCCTGGTACAGATGCAACAATTCGTATCAGAGGTTTTGGATCTGTTAGTGGAAACAGAAGCCCACTATATGTATTAGATGGTATGCCTTATACAGGGAATGTTAGTGCTATCAACCCTGAAGATATTGAGAATATGATTATTCTTAAGGATGCTACAGCAACTTCAATCTACGGAGCAAGAGGAGCTAATGGTGTTGTGGTTATGAATACCAAGAAAGGTAGAGCTAATAAATCTGTAATCCAATTGGAATCCAAAGTAGGTTTCAATATGGCATTACTTCCAAGATATTCAACTATAAAATCTCCTGAGGAATATGTTGGATTAAGCTGGCAAGCTGTGAGAAATCGTGGTAAATTATTAGGAAATGCTGATCCAACAGCTTATGCAAATACAAATCTTTTCGGTACTGGTGGTATTAGTGCAGATTATAACATCTGGGGAACACCCGCATCTCAATTAATAGATCCAACTACTGGAAAAGTAAGACCGGGAGCTGGTAGATTGTATGATCCTGAAAACTGGGAAGACTATGCTTTTCAAACTTCTGCAAGAACTGAAAATAATTTAAGTATCAGTGGGGGTAGTGGTAAGACAACGTATTATACTAATATTGGATACTTAAGTGATAAGGGTTACTCAATCAACTCTGATTATGAAAGATATACTGGTAGATTAAATTTAAGCCATCAGGCAAGACCTTGGTTAAGAGGTGATTTTAATTTAGGATACGCTTATTCCAAGGCTAATAGAAATGGACAGACTTCTGACTCAGGAAGTATTTTCTGGTTCGTAGATAACATCCCATCTATTTATCCTTTATTCAGACGTGATGCAGCAGGAAATAAAATTGCTGATCCTCATTTTGGAGGGTACGAGTTTGATTACGGTGATGGACCAAATGGAAGAGGTTTTGGTGGACTAACGAATTCAATTGGAGACGCAACTAACAACCTTAACAAGTTTTACAAGCACGAGATCAATGCTAATATGTTCTTGAAAGCTGACATTACTAAATTTTTAAGCTTTGAAACCAGAATTGGAGGACAGTATTATAATAACAGTAATGATCAGGTAACTAATCCTTTTTATGGAAGTGCTGCCAGCCAGAATGGATATATTCAAAAAACCAAAACTGAGCTAATGTCATACAACTGGTTACAGTTATTGAGATTTAATAAAAGATTTGGTGATCACAATGTAATGGCTTTTGTTGCTCATGAAAACAACAGCTGGGAGCAAAAGTTCCTGTCAGCAGGAAGACCAAACATCATCGATATGATTCCTGAATTAAATGTCGGAATTGGTGAATCTCTATCAGAATCATATACAAATAACTATACCCTGGAAAGTTACTTTGGTCAGTTAACATATGATTACAAAGGGAAATATTTCTTTAACGGATCGATAAGAAGAGACGGATCTTCAAGATTCTTACAGGACAAATGGGATACTTTTGCATCTGCAGGTTTAGGATGGTTAGTATCAAAAGAAAGCTTCCTATCTGATAATAAAATTATCACCAACTTAAAACTAAAAGGAAGTTATGGTACAGTTGGAGATCAGGCAGGAGTAGGAAACTACCCTGGATATAATGTTTATAATCCTGGAAACTTTATGGGTCTTCCTGGAGCAACATATAACAGAAGTGGTTACCCTGAATTGACTTGGGAAAAGTTTAAAGTTTTTCAGGCAGGGGTAGAATTAGGTTTGTTTAAAAACAGAGCAATCGAACTTGATGTTGATTATTATAACAGAAAAACTGATAACCTAATTTTTGACACTAGATTGGCACCGTCTACAGGTAACGCAATCTTAAAAGTTAACGATGGAAATATGGTTAACCAAGGTGTTGAATTTACATTAAAGGCTCATATCATCAACAAAAAAGATATATTCCTTGACTTTGGGGTAAATGGTGAATTTTTACGTAATAAACTTACAAAAATGCCATTTGACGTGAGTACAGGTCAGAGAAAGATTCTTGATTTATCAGAAGCAGGATTCGGAAGAGCTGAAGGAAAATCTTTATATGACTATTACATGAGAGAGTATGCTGGAGTAAACTCTGCAACAGGTGCTGCTCAATGGACTGTTAATTATACGGATAATAATGGAAATGGGACTTTTGATGCAGGTGAGCAGATTACATCTCTTTATGAGTATCAGTCACAAAATCCTAATGCAGATATCAGAACTGGAGTTACTGAAGTTTATGCTCAGGCAACTCAGAAGTTCTTAGATAAATCTGCTATACCAGATATTAGAGGTGCATTTAATCTTGATTTCGGATATAAATCTTTTACATTAGGAGTACAGTTCCTTTATAGTATGGGAGGTTATGCTTATGATAGTGCTTATGCAGGATTGATGGCTAACGGTCAGATAGGAACAAATAACTGGCATACAGATATTTTAAACAGATGGCAGAATCCTGGGGATATTACTGATGTTCCAAGAATGTCTTCCAATTATGCAGCTGATGTTAATTTTGCATCAAGATCAAGCAGATTCTTAGTGAAATCTGATTACATTGCTCTAAACAATATCCGTTTGGGATATAACCTTCCACAGGATTTTGTAAAATCAATCGGTATGACAGGTTTTAGTCTGTTTGTGAGTGGAGATAACTTGTGGATTGCAAGCAAGAGAAAAGGATTTAATCCAAGTGTTTCGGAAACAGGAGGTAGTAATACATATAACTATGCACCACTATCAACGATTACATTTGGTGCAAAAATTAACTTCTAA